From the genome of Candidatus Thorarchaeota archaeon:
TCATTGACAGCTCAGATGCTGCCTCGCTTCTGCAGCATTATGGCAATCGGTGCGTTCGCCTTGCGCCACTCGGCCAGCTTTCCCTCGTAGTCCAGCGGGATTGGATGGCGTCCGTGGTTGCCCAGAATGATGAACAGCGTGTCCTGACGCGCTTGCCTGAGAAGGACCTTGATCCAGTTGTCAGTCCTCCGCACAATCTTCTCCAGCAGGGTGGTGGGAGGCGTCTTCTGACCGTACTGAGCGTAGAGACTCTCAAAGTCGAGGAAGTGAAGAAACAGCAGGTCACTCTTTGCAATCAACTTGGTCGACTCGATGTATGTGGTCATGTCGTCACGGGTCTTCACGGTATATGCAGGATTGAAACCGAATGTCTCCATGTCGTCCTCCCGACATATTATGCGTACAATCTTGCCATACTCACGGATACGGTCCAGTAGATGACTGGTCTGCGACCCTCTGAAGACCGTGTTGAGCAAAGGGACTGCGTACGGGTCGTCGGTCTCGATGAGAGCAAGAGCCTCCATATACTTGATCAGTGCCTCAGGTTTGTGAACAACGGCCTCGAAGAGACCGAAGTTGTCGATAGCAATGAGTACAATGGCCTTGGGACTGAACCGCTGCGTCAGCTCTTCACACGGAGACGGCATACCGTCAGGTATGGCCATACCCATTAGACTAAGAAGCGTCGACGGAAACTCCCATGCAGTGGTTCGTACCTGAGGGAAGGACATGTCGGACCTCTCGCAGAGTGGTCGTCAGAGGTGCTGCGTTTAAAGGTATTCTTGACT
Proteins encoded in this window:
- a CDS encoding alkaline phosphatase family protein — its product is MSFPQVRTTAWEFPSTLLSLMGMAIPDGMPSPCEELTQRFSPKAIVLIAIDNFGLFEAVVHKPEALIKYMEALALIETDDPYAVPLLNTVFRGSQTSHLLDRIREYGKIVRIICREDDMETFGFNPAYTVKTRDDMTTYIESTKLIAKSDLLFLHFLDFESLYAQYGQKTPPTTLLEKIVRRTDNWIKVLLRQARQDTLFIILGNHGRHPIPLDYEGKLAEWRKANAPIAIMLQKRGSI